The sequence below is a genomic window from Mesoplodon densirostris isolate mMesDen1 chromosome 12, mMesDen1 primary haplotype, whole genome shotgun sequence.
atgcttcgagacactttatttaaatttttttaaagacagcagTAATTTATGCCATGAACCAAACGAGGGTGCCGATGAGCATCTTCTGAACTGCCTGGTCACTGCCCCGGCCCCTGCACTCTGCCACTGCTGGGGGTGGCCCTGCCAGGGGCGGGAGGTGGTCAGCTTTGGAACAGTGACAGCAGGGCCGAGACCAAGACCCAGGCGGGAGGCCAGGAGCAGACACAGCGCCACTGCAAGTGGCCGGGTGTTTGGATTTCTTCCCACTATTAACACAGTGACCTTGGGGAACGGCGAGGTGACCTGGGGACATGGCCACCTCATTCCCCATACACAGCGATTGCCccgtctctcctctcctccctctaccAATCCCACaaccatttgttttctattggtttttttttaaatataattttgtaaatgttCCATAAAAATACTATTATTCCTAGTCAAACACAGATATTGCAATATGAAGGGTAACTGCTCTGTCTTTGCTCTAGAAAATGTGAGAAGGTCATCACACCAGATAATATAGTTAGGTATCTAGGTATCACAAAAGCCAGTACCGAGCACGCGAGGGGGAAGCGTTGCCAGGTGCTGGGCCGGGGCCCCCTCCGCGCTTCCCTGCTCAGTGCCGGGGCCTGTGGACACGTCAGGGCCTGAAGGGTCCTCTCTGAAGGGAGGACATCATGGCTTTGAGACACAGACAGTGGCCACACTCCATCTCAGTGGCCTGCCCCCCGAAGACACCTGCTCAGCCCGAAGCACCAAAGAACCGGTGACGATGGGGACGTGGCCTTCCTCCTGTAGTGGTGAGGGCTGCAGGAGCTGGCGGGGCCTGTCCCTTGAGGTGGGAGGCCTGGGCGAGTGGCCGTGCATTCAGTTCTCGGAGAGAGACAGGGCCAGGGCGGCCTGGCAGGCAGCCTCCTCGTCGATGCTGTAGTCCATGAAGGTGTCGTAGGAGAACTTGTGCCGGGGGAGCAGGTGCTGCAGGAAGTTGGTGCTCTGGTAGCTTGGGTCGCCCAAGGCCATGGCCAAGCAGATGGGACACACCACGCGGTTGGGGTCGCTGCGGTGGTTGTCCACCAGCTTCTGCTGGTCCAGGCTGCGGGCACCACAGTAAGGGCAGGTGAAGGTGGACCTGTTGGGGACAGCGCTGGGGATGGGCTGGGACATGGGCACCACAGGGACAAACTTGGGATGGTTGGCCGTATGCTCCTGGACCTTCAGGCAGGAGGCAACGTGCACCCTCATCTTGGCCAGCATCACCTTCTTACTGCAGCCCCGGCAGGGTGCCTTGTAGGACGAAAGCTGCTTCTCCACGTGGGCGGTCTTGTCCACTTTCTTGGCATCGAAGGGCAGGCGGCACAGTGGGCACGGGGGGACGACACCTGCAGGCATGGCCGGAGGCATTACCCGAAAAACCTCTAATTCCTGCAGCCAGTGGGACAGCTTCACTGCTAACCAAGCCGTCCTTACAGGGACGTGAGGAAAGTCGGCCTCCCTGTCCCTTCTACCCACTGGCTCCACTTCTGCCTTCCAGGGCcggcatgtatctttttgaattagagttttctctgaatatatgcccaggagtgggattgcaggatcatatggtagctctattttaatttttttttaaggaacagccatactgttttccatagtggctgtaccaatttacattcccacaaccaTGTAGGagggagggttcctttttctccacagcatttattgtttgtagactttttgatgttggctattctgactggtgtgaggtgatacctcattgtagtttagatttgcatttctccaataattaccaatactgaacatcttttcatgtgcctgtttggccatctgcatgtcttctttgcagaaaagcctatttaggttttctctgcatttttttgattttttttttgtattaagctgtatgagctgtttgtctattttgaa
It includes:
- the LOC132499885 gene encoding LOW QUALITY PROTEIN: E3 ubiquitin-protein ligase RNF166-like (The sequence of the model RefSeq protein was modified relative to this genomic sequence to represent the inferred CDS: inserted 1 base in 1 codon), translating into CLRPCLQVSSPXCPLCRLPFDAKKVDKTAHVEKQLSSYKAPCRGCSKKVMLAKMRVHVASCLKVQEHTANHPKFVPVVPMSQPIPSAVPNRSTFTCPYCGARSLDQQKLVDNHRSDPNRVVCPICLAMALGDPSYQSTNFLQHLLPRHKFSYDTFMDYSIDEEAACQAALALSLSEN